The Mycobacteriales bacterium genomic sequence CTACACGCTGGGCGGGGTCGTGTACGGGCTCAAGCGCCCGGACCCGTGGCCGCGCTGGTTCGGGTTCCACGAGATCTTCCACAGTTGCACGGTCTTGGCCTACATCTGCCAGTACGTGGCCGCGTCTCTCGTGGTGTACCACGCTGCGTAGGAAAGCCACTCGTTAAAGGGAAAGAGCGCCGGCTACATGCTGGCGATCAATTTCTCGACCCGCTCGTCGACGGCCCGGAACGGGTCCTTGCACAAGACGGTGCGCTGGGCCTGATCGTTCAGCTTCAGGTGCACCCAGTCGACGGTGAAGTCCCGGCGCCGCTCCTGCGCACGCTTGATGAAATCGCCGCGCAGCCGGGCTCGGGTGGTCTGCGGCGGCACGGACTTCGCCTCGAAGATCGCGAGGTCGGTCGCCACCCGGGCGACCGCGCCGCGCCGCTCGAGCAGGTAGTACAGACCGCGGTCCCGGTCGACGTCGTGGTAGGCCAGGTCCAGCTGGGCGACCCGGGGATGGCCCATCGCCAACCCGTGCTTGGCCCGGTAGCGCTCGATGAGTTGGAACTTCGTGACCCAGTCGATCTCGCGCGCGACCAGGTCGAGGTTGCCGGTTTCGACCGCGTTCAGCGTCCGTTCCCACAGTTCCAGCACCCGCTCGGCGACCGGGTCGGAGCCGCGTCGGGTGACGAAATCCCGGGCCCGCGCATGGTATTCGTGCTGGATCTCCAGCGCGCTCGCCTCGCGTCCGTTGGCCAACTTCACCCGGCGGCGACCGGTCATGTCATGGCTGACCTCGCGGATCGCGCGGATGGAGTTCTCCAAGGTGAGGTCGCGCATGACGACGTTCGCCTCGATCATCCGCAGGACGAGATCGGTTGTGCCGATCTTGAGCAGCGCGGTTGCCTCGTTCATGTTCGAGTCGCCGACGATGACGTGCAGCCGGCGGAACCGCTCGGCGTCCGCATGCGGTTCGTCCCGGGTGTTGATGATCGGTCGGGACCGGGTGGTCGCGCTCGAGACGCCTTCCCAGATGTGCTCCGCGCGTTGACTCACGCAGTAGACGGCCCCCCGCGGGGTCTGTAGCACCTTGCCGGCGCCGCAGATGATCTGCCGGGTGACCAGGAACGGGATGAGCACGTCGGCGAGCCGGCTGAACTCGCCACTGCGTCCGACCAGATAGTTCTCGTGGCAACCGTAGGAGTTCCCCGCGGAGTCGGTGTTGTTCTTGAACAGGTAGATGTCACCCGCGATCCCCTCCTCACGCAGGCGGCGTTCGGCGTCGACCAGCAAGCCCTCGAGGATCCGCTCCCCCGCCTTGTCGTGCACGACGAGGTCGACGATGCTGTCGCACTCCGGGGTCGCGTACTCCGGGTGCGACCCCACGTCGAGGTAGAGCCGGGCCCCGTTGCGGAGGAAGACGTTGCTGCTCCGCCCCCAGGACACGACCCGCCGGAACAGGTAGCGGGCCACCTCGTCGGGAGAGAGCCGGCGCTGCCCGCGGAACGTGCAGGTGACGCCGTACTCGTTCTCCAGTCCGAAGATCCGCTTGTCCATTTCAGGCCACCCAACTGCAGTGAAAAACACTGTTCGTACAGGTCAGGGGCATGTGTGGCGGCCGGGCAGTGGAGGCTGGGTGAGACGTTTGTCGGGCATTCTCGGCAAGGATCTGCCAATCGGCGAACCAAGGAACGGTAGCTACCGTCCCGGCAAGATCCTTCTGCGGGGAGATTCCGCCATGGCAGGACCGCCCGGCGGACCCCGCTCCCACGTTCGCGGGGTCAGCGCCGAGCGGCGCGTCGGCGCACGCGGCGCCTACCCCATCGGCCGCTACACCATGCCCGACGGGCAGCGCCGCTCGCTGCCGGGCCACCGGACCCGGGGCGAGGCGTTCGAGGCGGCGCGGACCGAGCAGGACAAGCTGACCCGGGCGAGGTGCCGCGATCCCCGCGCCAGCCGGATGACCTTCGCCGGCCTCGTGCATGAGCACTACCTGCCGACCTGCGAGCACGTCAGCCCGGTCACCCGCAAGCAGTTCACCTTGGAGACGGTACTGGCGAAGCCGCCCGCGCGGGCGGGAAGAACGCTCGCGCCGCCAAGTATGCGCTGCTCCATGTCCTCGGTGCCCGGCAGAACGGCTGGATCGACATCAACCCCGTGTCCGCGGTTGCGGACCCCCCGAAACGTCAGGCCCAGGATGACGACCGGGCCGTCACCCCGGAAGAGTGGACCCTGATCCGCGCCTTCCGGGGCGGCCGGCCAGCCCGTCAGCGGTTGGGAGAGCTGCGCTTACCCTTCGCCAACGTGGCACCGGGATGACCGGCGCTGGCATTCATCAGCCACACCTTTTTGCGCTCAGCGTCGACGCAGTACGGGACGCGGGCCCCGGAGCTGATGTCGATCTGCCACTGCGGGAGTTCCTGGCCGCCGACTCGACGCATGCCGAGCGCACCAGCCAGCGGCTTCTGCGTCGAGGTCCTTTCCAGGGGATGCCTGTGCATCCGATCCCAGGCTTCTCGGGTCGTCCCCGGGTACTGGGAGCACAACTGCGGCCAGTCCGCGGCAGCTTCGCTCGTGCCGAACTGGACGCGCCACTCACCGGCCTCGAGCGGAGGAGCGACGTCGTCCAGACGCTTGGGCAAGTCTCAGGCGCCCTCTGGCTCGAGCACATCCCCGCCATACGGCACGTCTACCGGCCGGGCGAGCCGCCTCGCCAGCTCGGGGTCAGACCACAGTTCAGCGCTGGCTTGCCAGGCGTCGATGAGATTCTCGAACGCGGTGAACCGCCCCACGGTGGCGCAGGCCCGCAACACATCAAGCACTTCTCGCTCGAAGGCCTTTCGCTCCATGGCAGGCAAGAACACCGACCAGGGAAATTCGTCGACCAGGCCCGCGGTGATCACCTTCTCGACATCCTTGCCGCTCGACAGCGCGTGGCGCAGCACGTGCGCCACCGCAGCTACCGCGTGCCGGTCACCTTCCACGCGCCGCAACGGCGCGAGGACGAACGACGCCCGGCCCGCGCGCCTCTCCAGCACGAGCGCGTCATCGCTGGACTCCACGTCGTCAAGAACGGTGGCGTAGTCGCGGATGAAGGTGGCCATCGGCATGCTGCTCACGGTTCCCTATTCTTCAGTGGTACCTCTGAAGTGTCAAGGTAGCCCCAAAGCGGCAGGAGTTGCGGGTTCGCCAGTGCGCTGCCCTGTCCGCCGCTAGAAGTTTTCTGACGCAGCCGGTTACCAAATCGGCCGTCGCTCGGAGGGCCCGGGTATATCTCTACGGACGCCCTCGGGATATACTCTTGGCGTGACCAAACGACTTGTGGACATTGACGATGCGGTACTCGATGCAGCCCGCGAAGCAATAGGCACGCGCACCCTCAAGGATACGGTGAACGTCGCCCTCGAGTCGGCAACAGCGCTCGCTGCCCGCCGCCAGCACTTGAAGCGCTTCCGATCCGACGGTCTGCCTGACCTTCGCAGAAAGAAGGTCATGGAGCGAGCGTGGCAGTAGCCGACTATCTCGCGGATAAGAGCGCCTACGCCCGACTTCACCGGCCCGCCGTCTACGAGCGTCTTGCGCCGCTCATGGAGCTAGGCCTGGTGGCAACGTGCACACTCATCGATCTTGAAATCCTGTTCAGCACCCGGACCGCATCCGAGTACCAACAGGTACTCTCTGAACGGGCCGGATTAGAGCGTCTCGAAGCCGAGCAAGCCGACTGGGACCGTGCCCAGCAGGTGCAGGCAGCACTCGCCGGCGTCGGCCTCCTGCGGGCTGTGAGCCTGCCGGATCTGCTGATCGCCGCCGTTGCCGAGCGGCACCGAGTCACCTTGCTCCACTACGATGGCGACTTCGACCACATCCGAGAAATCACCGGACAGAACATGGACTGGATCCGACCCGCCGGGAGCATTCCCTAATTAGCGGAAAGTACGCCGTGCTCGCAGCGACGTGCAGTCGCCGCCCTTAGCGACTTTGACCGCGGCCCGGACCTTGGGATCACGCAAGGCAGCCATCTCGAGGGCGGTAACCGTTACGGCGGGGGTCAGCACGAGCGTGCCGTCGGGGAACTCCTCCGCGACGTAGCGCTCGAAGTCGCGCCTGCGTACCCGAGCCAAGCTG encodes the following:
- a CDS encoding PIN domain nuclease produces the protein MAVADYLADKSAYARLHRPAVYERLAPLMELGLVATCTLIDLEILFSTRTASEYQQVLSERAGLERLEAEQADWDRAQQVQAALAGVGLLRAVSLPDLLIAAVAERHRVTLLHYDGDFDHIREITGQNMDWIRPAGSIP
- the pafA gene encoding Pup--protein ligase — protein: MDKRIFGLENEYGVTCTFRGQRRLSPDEVARYLFRRVVSWGRSSNVFLRNGARLYLDVGSHPEYATPECDSIVDLVVHDKAGERILEGLLVDAERRLREEGIAGDIYLFKNNTDSAGNSYGCHENYLVGRSGEFSRLADVLIPFLVTRQIICGAGKVLQTPRGAVYCVSQRAEHIWEGVSSATTRSRPIINTRDEPHADAERFRRLHVIVGDSNMNEATALLKIGTTDLVLRMIEANVVMRDLTLENSIRAIREVSHDMTGRRRVKLANGREASALEIQHEYHARARDFVTRRGSDPVAERVLELWERTLNAVETGNLDLVAREIDWVTKFQLIERYRAKHGLAMGHPRVAQLDLAYHDVDRDRGLYYLLERRGAVARVATDLAIFEAKSVPPQTTRARLRGDFIKRAQERRRDFTVDWVHLKLNDQAQRTVLCKDPFRAVDERVEKLIASM
- a CDS encoding DUF2191 domain-containing protein is translated as MTKRLVDIDDAVLDAAREAIGTRTLKDTVNVALESATALAARRQHLKRFRSDGLPDLRRKKVMERAWQ